One segment of Streptomyces sp. XD-27 DNA contains the following:
- a CDS encoding VOC family protein, with protein MAASIDLTLDCADARLLADFWKAALGYIDEPPPPPFATREEWLAQFDLSEDDSADDVAWLCDPDGVGPRLSILKVPEPKTAKNRLHIDIRLPRHGSPEERWARIRAEARRLVAAGGTLLEEVDEHHVVMADPEGNEFCVA; from the coding sequence ATGGCAGCCAGCATCGATCTGACCCTCGACTGCGCGGACGCGCGGCTTCTCGCCGACTTCTGGAAGGCGGCGCTCGGCTACATCGACGAGCCCCCGCCTCCTCCCTTCGCGACGCGCGAGGAGTGGCTCGCGCAGTTCGACCTGTCGGAGGACGACTCCGCCGACGACGTGGCGTGGCTCTGCGATCCCGACGGTGTCGGCCCCCGCCTGTCCATCCTCAAGGTCCCCGAGCCGAAGACGGCGAAGAACCGGCTTCATATAGACATCCGGTTGCCCCGGCACGGCAGCCCCGAGGAGCGGTGGGCGCGGATCAGGGCGGAGGCACGGCGGCTGGTGGCGGCGGGCGGGACCCTCCTGGAGGAGGTCGACGAGCACCATGTCGTGATGGCCGATCCGGAGGGGAACGAGTTCTGCGTCGCCTGA
- a CDS encoding copper chaperone PCu(A)C, translating into MTDLTAVRAALAPVAASVLALAGLTAWAATGAAGSPAQPSVIAARMLVPTNPDVTAAFFDLRNDGGVDDELVRVTSPETGRAMLSRTVVRKGAGAMRMVPSVALPAGGTVRMSASGVDVMVEDPPRLRVGERVPFVLHFRDSGQVRVEAVVIRPGQL; encoded by the coding sequence ATGACCGATCTGACCGCCGTACGGGCCGCCCTCGCCCCCGTCGCCGCGAGCGTCCTCGCTCTGGCCGGGCTCACGGCGTGGGCCGCGACCGGGGCGGCGGGCAGCCCCGCCCAGCCGTCGGTCATCGCGGCACGGATGCTGGTGCCGACGAACCCGGACGTGACGGCCGCCTTCTTCGACCTGCGCAACGACGGCGGCGTGGACGACGAGCTCGTGCGCGTCACCTCACCGGAGACGGGCCGCGCCATGCTGAGCCGCACGGTCGTGCGCAAAGGGGCGGGCGCCATGCGGATGGTCCCGTCGGTGGCCCTTCCCGCGGGCGGCACCGTACGGATGTCCGCGTCCGGGGTGGACGTCATGGTGGAGGACCCGCCGCGGCTGCGCGTGGGCGAACGCGTGCCGTTCGTCCTGCACTTCCGCGACAGCGGGCAGGTGCGCGTGGAGGCGGTCGTCATCCGCCCGGGACAGCTCTGA